The following is a genomic window from Aeromonas sp. FDAARGOS 1405.
CATCGGCCACCAGCAGATCCTGCTGGCCAAGGTGGGAGGGACTGAAGATCTCGGCTCCCTCGATCAGGGTCAACATGGCGATCCTCCTTGCACGATTGTCGCTTGCCCAATGAAAAGAGAGGGAGCAAGCTCCCTCCCCCCGTCAACCACCATATATATCGTACTTGAAGTACTTCTGGTTGATCTGCTGATAGGTGCCATTGGCACGCAGTACCTTGATCGCCTCGTCCAGCTTGCCCTTGAGCTCCTTATCGCTCTTGCGCACGGCGATCCCCATACCATCACCAAACCACTGGCGATCGGTCAGGGCGGGCCCCACATAGTCGAACTTGTCGCCCCCCTCTTTGCCAAGCAGTCCCTGCTCGATGGCAGAGGCATCGGCCAACAGGGCCAGCACCCGACCCGCTTTCAGATCGAGATAGGCCTCATCGGCATTGCCGTAGCGGACTATGGTGACATTCGAGCCAAAATTGTCGGTCAGGTACTTGTCGTGGGTGGTGGCACGCTGCACCCCGATGCGCTTGCCCGCCATGCCTTCCGGGGTCAGCGTCAGCTCGGTCCCCTTGGCCGCCACAAAGCGATTCGGAATATGGGCATATTTCTCGGTGAAATCGACCTTCTGGCGCCGCTCGTCGGTGATCGACATGGCGGCGATGATGGCATCGTATTTACGCGACAGCAGGGCCGGGATCATGCCGTCCCAATCCTGCGCCACCAACTCGCACTTGACCGCCATCTGCTGACACAGGGCGCTGGCGAGATCGATATCAAACCCCTTGATCTCGCCCGATGCATCGGTCCAGGAGAAGGGCGGGTAGGCCCCCTCCACCCCGAAGCGCACGGTTTTCCACTCCTTGGCCATGGCGGGGGTGGCCAGCAGGCTGGCAACAAACAGGGCTGAGAGGGTCAGTCTGATCTTCATCATGAGTACTCCATTACATAAAAAGCGCACAGGCGCGGACAAGGCACCGCAGGCGAATGCATGCGATGACCAAAAGCGGCAAAATCTGGATGAGCGAGATCACGCCCGAGCGGGCGTCAGTGAACTGCTCCAGGGGGTCGATCTATTCGTCGAACCACTCGGAGAGGTAGAAAGGCTTGAAGTAGAAGGCCAGAAAAAAGCCTCTGGCTTTGCGCATCATGGTGGTTTGTCGCGTCCTGTGACAAAGATGGCATCACCTTAGCACGCCCGAATTTTGCCCGGCAAGAGGCAGCCGCCGGGCAGTAGCAAAATCCCGATCATGGCCAAGGCGGGCGGGATCCGTTAGGCTCGAAGCACCTTGCCATTCCATAACAGACCCACCGCTACCGATGAATTTTCTGGCCCATCTCCATCTGGCTGCCCACACCCGAAGCTCCCTCACCGGCAATCTGCTCGGCGATTTCGTCAAAGGCACGCTGCCCACGGGGCTTGCCACCCACTTTGATGAGGGGATCTGGCTGCACCGCAAAATTGACGCCTTCACCGATGGTCATCTCGAGCACAAGGCGGCCGTCGCCTGTTTCGAGGCCCCCTGGCGCCGCTTTGGCGGCATAGTGGTGGATATGATCTACGACCACTGGCTGAGCCAGCACTGGGGGCTGTTCAGCACCGAGCCCCTGCCCCGCTTCCTGCAACGCAGTTATGACCAGCTATTGGCGGATCACCCACGCCTGCCGGATGGACTGCCACGCCCCCTCAAGCGGATGGCCGAGCAGAACTGGATCGCCTCCTACCGCCACAGGGAGGGGCTGGGGCAAGCGCTGAATGGCATCGGTCGCCGCCTGCGCCGCCCGGTACCACTGGGAGAGGCGCTGCTGACCCTCGATGAATCGCAGTGGCAAACATGCGAGGCGGGGTTTCTGCGCTTCTATCCCCAGCTGATGGACTTTAGCCAGCAACAGCTGGCCCAATATCGGGCAGCGCAAAGGGGCACAGTGATCCCTCTGGATAGGCCTGCTTCCCCATAAAAAAACGCCCCTTGCGGGGCGTTTGTCATCAGTTGGCTTCGTCTTTCTTTTTGCGAATGCTGAGGCCAAGTTCCCGACCACGCAGTCGGGCGTAATAGATGGTGCCGACAAAGGCGAGGGTGGTGAACAGCAGCTCCACCACCGCCAGCCACCGCTCCCCCTCATCTGTAGTGATCAGGGTAAGTGCGTGCAGGAAATAGGGCATCAACACGAAGTTGCCCCAGGCGTGGGTGTAGGGGTTGCCCTGCACTATCCCCTTGAGGGGGAAGAGCAGCGGCACCGTCCAGATCACCGGCAGCAGCCAGGGGTTGAGGTCAGGATGGGGTGACAGCCACAGATGCCAGAGGATGACCCAGCCCAGCAGGCCGAAGAAGCCGACCAGGGTCAGCCAACGTGCGAAGCGGGTGCTCACTTGAGGATCTCCAGCACCTGCTCCGGCGGGCGACCAATACGGGCCTGTCCATTCTTGATGACAATGGGGCGCTCGATCAGCTTGGGATGCTGGTGCATGGCACGAATAAGGGCGTCGCCGTTCACTTCACTGAGGCCCAGCTCCTTGTAGAGATCTTCCTTGGTGCGCATCAGCTGGCGCGGATCGCTAAAACCGAGCAGAGAGAGCAGGTTGCGGATCTCATCTTCGCTCGGGGCCTGCTCCAGATAGAGCACCACATCAGGGGCGATCCCGTGCTGTTCCAGCAGGGCCAGGGTTTCGCGACTCTTGGAGCAGCGCGGATTGTGGTAGATTTGGGTCTCGCTCATGGTAACTCCCTGATTAATCGCAAGATGGGACTAGAAACGGCGCTATTGTAGGGGAAAGTGATGGTCAGGGTAAGCGGCATTGGAAAGGAATTGAAACGAATTTGTTGGCTGATTGTGGCTGGCCTGCTGGGCGCCTGCACGCCCGCCCCCGAATTTACCGATGCAACAGGGCAGTCGGTCAGCCTGCGCCACTTTGCCGGCAAGCCGCTGCTGGTCAACTACTTCGCCCCCTGGTGCGCCCCCTGTCTGCGGGAGATGCCGCGCCTCAACGCGCTGGCGGAGGAAGGCGAGATCGCTGTGGTAGCGATCAACTACGACCCGACCACGCCGGCAGAGCTGGGGCAACTGGCAACCCGATATGAGATCAAGGTGCCGCTGCTGATTGCCAATGCGGAGGCCAGCCTCCCCTTCCCTCGTCCGGGCGCCCTGCCTACCAGCTATCTGCTCGATAGCGAGGGCAAGCTCAAGCAGACGCTGATCGGTGAACTGGACCCGTCGAACATCGAGATGCTCAAGGCGGCCGCCAGCAGCGTGAGTCACTAGCCCATCGCAGCTATCACTGTTACCCACACCGCCATAAACAACAAGGGCGCACCGTGGTGCGCCCTTGTTGGATTGGCCAATGCCAGCTGTCGTTAGCCCTTGAGGCTGTCGAGATCCTTCTTGGCGCGTTCCAGTTCGGTGATGCGCGCCTCCAGACGAGCCAGAGTCATCCGGTCGCTGGTGGTACCGCGCGCCACGATCAGTTCGTCGATGGCCGCCTGATAATCCCCGCGCAGCGAGAGCATCTCGGCCCGCGCCATATGCAGCTCGGTCATTCTGCCCGCCTTGCGATAGGCGTCGGAGAGCAGGTTCCAGGCCAGATTGTTCTCTTCATGCGCACGGGCATAGGGGTCGAGGATGGCGATGGACTTCTTGTAGTTGCCGCTCTCGAGGTAGGCGTTACCTAGGTTGACCACCACCACTTCGTTATCCGGCATCCGGCTGCGGAACTTCTCGAGGCGCGCGATGGCCTGGGCACTGCGTCCCTTGGCCAGATCGATGTCGGTCTGGGCATCGACGATAAAGAGATCTTCCGGATGACGGGCCGCCAGCTCTTGCATCAGAGTATCAGCTTCGTCGGTGCGCTTGAGCTGGATCAGCGCCAGCGCCTTGCCATAGATGGCGGCATCCTTGAGCGGGTAATCCCCCTTCTGGATCCGGGTATCGAAGTAGCTCAGCAGCCCCTGCGGGGTATCGGTACCAAAACGGACCTGAATACGTACCTTGGCCAGCCAGAAGTCGAGGCTGGGCGGCAAGTCGCGGCGGCCATAGCTGCCCGCCCGAGCGCGTGCCTCGCTGATCCGGGTCTCCGGCAGCGGGTGAGTGAGCAGCATTTCCGGCGGCTTGCTGGCGTAACGGTACTCGGCAGCCAGTTTCTGGAAGAAATTGGCCATCCCCATGGGATCGAAACCGGCATCATAGAGCGTCTTCATGCCGATGCGATCCGCTTCATATTCGTTGTCACGGGTGTAGTTGATGGCGGACTGCATGGAGAGGCCCAGCGTGGTCTGCAGCGCGGCGATACCGGCGGTCGGGTTGATCACCGCCAGCGCGATGGAGCCAACCAGACCGGCCAGAGTCACAGCCGAACTGCTCGCCTGCGCCTCCATGTAACGGGCGATATGGCGTTGGGTCACGTGGGTAATTTCGTGGGCCAGTACCGAGGCCAGCTCGCTCTCGCTGTCGGCGTAGAGGAAGAGGCCGGTGTGCACCTTGACTCGCCCACCGAGGAAGGCGGCCGCGTTGATGCTGGGATCATTGATGAGGAAGAAGGTAAACGGGAAACGTACCCCATCGGCGTTGGTCAGCAATCGCTGACCCAGATCGTCAATGTACTGGCTCAGCACCGGATCATCGATGATCGGCAGACCCGCACGGGCAAAGCGCATAAAAGCGTTGCCGTAACGCACTTCCTGCTCGATGGGCAGGGCAGCAACCCCGGCCGTGCCGATGTCGGGAAGCTGATTGTTGGCCTCGGCATGAAACGTGGCGCCCATCAGGGAAGCCAGCAGGGGAAGCGATGCCATCAGGGGGGAAAAACGTGCCACGTTATCTCTATCTCCATCAGAAAGGGCCTCGGCAGAATACCCTTGCCCATCAAGGGCTACAAGCGTTGTTTCATGCTCTTATCACGGCCATAATAGCGGCCACCTGCCTGATGGAGCCCCCATGGAAATTCTCGACCTGACCCCCTGGCGCTGCCCCGAGCCGCTGATCCGGCTCAAGCTCTGGTTAAGGGGGGCCAAAAGCGGTCAAACCGTCACCATCCGGCTGGCCGATGCGGGCTCCCGGCAGGATATTCCGGCCTATCTGCACCGTCAGGGCCACCATGTCGAGGTGCAGCAAGAAGCGGACAAAACCCTCTCTTTGCAGTTGGTTGTCGGGGCGAAACAACCATCTTGAGCCCCAGTGATGTAAGGATGCCGTCATGTTAGAAGTATTGAAGCGCTGGTATCAGACCCGTTTTTCCGATCCCGATGCCGTTACCCTTTTCCTGTTGCTGGTGTTCTGCTTCACCATCATCTGGCTGTTTGGCGATCTGCTGGCCCCCCTGCTGGTGGCGCTGGTAATGGCCTATCTGCTGGAGTGGCCGGTCGCCCGGCTGCAAAAAGCGGGGCTGTCGCGCACCCTGGCCACCAGCGTCATTCTGATCCTCTTTATTGCGGTAGCAGTCGCCTCCTTGCTGGGTCTTATTCCGACGCTGGTGAGCCAAGGGATCAATCTGGCCAAAGAGGCGCCGGCCATGCTGACCCACGCTCAGGATTATGTGCGCACCCTGCCTGACAAATACCCCGAGCTCATCGACGTCAGTCTGGTGGAGACCGTCATCGACAATATTCGCCAGCGCATCCTCAGTGGCGGCGAGCATCTGGTAAGCGCCTCCCTCAGTTCGCTGGTCAACGTGGTCGCCATCATGATTTACCTCATTCTGGTGCCGCTGATGGTCTTCTTTATGCTCAAGGACAAGCGGGTCTTGATGGGCAGCCTGCGCCGCTTCCTGCCGCGCAACCGCACCTTGGTCAACCGGGTGTGGGTCGAGATGAACAACCAGATCATCAACTACATCCGTGGCAAGGTGATCGAGATCCTGATCGTCGGCATCGCCACCTATGTCCCCTTCGCCCTGATGGGGCTGCGCTACTCGGTGCTGCTGGCGGTCGCGGTCGGCTTCTCGGTGCTGATCCCCTATATCGGCGCCGCCGTGGTGACCGTACCGGTAGCCATGGTCGCCCTGTTCCAGTGGGGGCTCACCCCGGAGTTTGCCTGGCTGATGGTGGCCTATCTGGTCATTCAGGCTCTTGATGGCAACCTGCTGGTGCCGGTGCTTTTCTCGGAAGCGGTCAACCTCCATCCGGTGGCCATCATCATCGCCGTGCTGGTCTTCGGCGGCTTGTGGGGATTCTGGGGAGTCTTCTTCGCCATTCCCCTCGCAACCCTGGTCAAGGCGGTGATCAATGCCTGGCCAAAACGCGAAGAGATGCCCGGTGCCGCAAAATAACCTGCTTCCCCTGCAATCGTGACAACGGAGTGTCCATGACCTTTTTTCGTCAAATCAGAGCGGCAGGGCTGACGGCCCTGCTCCTCGCTGCCGCCATGCCAGCGCGTGCCGATATCGATCTTGGCGCCATGGATCTGCTCACCAGCGACAGCCCTACCAGCCCGGTGCCACAGGGCTTTGTCGCCGGTGCGGCGCTCATCGGGGGACAGGCCCGTTATGAAGCGCAGGACAACGCCCTCTACGCCATCCCGGGCTTTATCTACTTCGGCGACGACTTTATGTTTCTGGGAGATCGGGCCCGCTATTACTTCCACAAGGATGAGAACGTGGCCCTCTACGGCTATGGCCGGGTCCGTTTTGGCAATCTGGATCCCGAGGATTCGCTCGCTTTCAGTGGTATGGAGCAGCGAAAATGGCAGCTGGAAGGCGGGATCGGTGGCAACATCATCACCCCCTACGCCCTGCTGACCGTGCGTGCTAACAGCGATGTCACCGGCCGCAGCAAGGGACAGGAGCTGCTGCTGTGGGCCGATTTCCCCATCCTGCGTGACAACCTGCTGATCATGCCGGGGATGGGGCTGATGCTGCGCAGCGACAAGATGGCCAACTACTACTTCGGCGGCATCTCCGAGAGCGAGGCCACCGCCCAGCGGCCCGCTTGGGATACCGGTACCACCCTCTCCCCGATGGCGGCCCTCATCACCAGCTACCGCTTCAGCCCCAACTGGATTGGCATGTTTGCCATGAACTACGAATGGTATGATCGGGACATCAAAAACAGCCCCATCGTCCAGCACGATGGCGAACTATACGCAGGATTTGCCCTCGGCTATATCTTGTAACGCTGAGGAGTTGTGAAACAAGACCAAACAAAAGGGAGCCCTCGGCTCCCTTTTTCACAACCATCGTCAGGCTGCCAATTCAGACTTATAGCGCAGCCAGAAATTCGCTCAGTTGCTGATTAACGAAGGCCGGATTTTCCAGCGACGAGATGTGGCCAGCCGCCGGGATCTCCTTGAACGGACAACCCAGCACCTCGGCCATCAGATAGCCCTCCAGCACTGGACGGGCTTTATCTTCGCAGCCGGTCATCACCAGCGCGGGAGTGGTGATCTCCTCCAGCCACTCGATGCGATCTTCGCGGGTCACAAAGCTGCGGCCCACCGCCACCATGGCGGCAATCTTATCCTTTGGCCAGGTTTCAAGGCGCGCCTTGAAACCGCTCATCAGCGCTTCATCGGGCTGATTGGCAAAAAAGAGCGGCGCCACCTGTTCGACGATGGGCGCCGGAATGGTGCCGAGCTGCTCGATCATCGCCAGCATGTCGAGGTAACGCTCGCAGGTGATCTGCGGCTCGAGGCCAACGAAGCTGTCCATCAGCACCAGCCCCTTAAGGCGGTTTGGCACCATGCGTGCCAGCTCCACACCCCACATGCCACCGATGGAGAGACCCACCAGCACGAACTCATCGACTCCGAGGGCATCGAGCAGCGCCAGGTGATCCCGCGCCAGGGTTGCCAGCGTGCAGGCACCTTCGGGGAGCAGATCAGAATCACCGTGGCCCCACAGCTCGGGAACGATGCAGCGATAGCTCCCTTTGAGCGCCTCGATTTGCGGCGCCCACATGGCGCTGTCCCACAGGTAGCTATGGCCAAACAGCAGCACCGGCCCTTGCCCTTCATCCAGATAGGCCATCCGGCGACCCGCTATCTCCATAAATTGCTTCATGTTCTCTCCTGTTGCCAACTTCTGATGATTAGACGGCAGTGCAAATCACCATAGCCATAAATGGCTTCATGTTGGCTTCTGTTGCCAACTAACGGGGCGGCAGTGTAACACGTCCTACTTGGCAGTCGACTCTCCCTGGTGCAAGCTGAAGTGACGGCAAGAAGGGACTCAAAAAGGAGAAGAAGATGCCGAAGGACAAGAGCAAGAAGCAGCCACGTCTGGACAAGAAATGCTATGAGCACCACCTTGCCCATCTGCAGGAGGAGCTGGTCAAGCTCCAGGAGTGGGTCAAACAGGAGGGGTTGAAGGTAGTGGTACTGTTCGAGGGACGGGACGCAGCTGGCAAGGGGGGCGTCATCAAGGCGATCACCGAGCCCCTCAATCCCCGGGTCTGCCGGGTTACAGCGCTGCCCGCCCCCTCCGATCGTGAGCGCTCCCAATGGTACTTTCAGCGTTATGTGGCCCACCTGCCCGCCGCTGGCGAGATGGTGCTGTTTGACCGCTCCTGGTACAACCGGGCCGGGGTCGAGCGGGTGATGAGCTTTTGTAGCGACGCCGAGTATCGCGAGTTTCTGCGCGCCTGCCCCGAGTTTGAGCGAATGCTGATCCGCTCCGGCATCACACTGATCAAATACTGGTTCTCGGTCTCCGATGAGGAGCAGGAGAAGCGCTTCAAGGAGCGGATCAACACCCCCATCAAGCGCTGGAAGTTCAGCCCGATGGATTTGCAGTCCCGCTCGCGCTGGGTGGAGTACTCACGCGCCAAGGATGACATGTTCACCTACACCGACACCGAGGATTGCCCCTGGTTCGTGGTAGAAGCGGACGACAAGCGCCGTGCCCGCCTCAACTGCATCGCCCACCTGCTGGGCAAGGTGCCCTATGAGGTGATCCACTATGAGCCCATCAGCCTCCCCCCCATCAAGACCGAAGGGTATGAGCGCCCGCCCCTGACCAGCCAGCACTTCGTACCGGATATCACTGCCGACCTCGAGACCTGACAGACACTCGCCATTTGCGGCGAGCAGATAATAAAAAGCCGGTCTGACGACCGGCAAAAAGGCATTGATTATTAAGAAAGGAAAACCGGCACAACAAAAATCAGGTACGGATATATTTGGCCGTGCGCGGGAACGCCTGCTCCTTGGCATCGAACAGGTAGCAGGCTTCCGCCGGAATACCCACACTATAGGTCTGACCGGTCGCCACATCCACATCCGAGGTTGTCTTGACGGTGAAGTCGTGGCCATCCACATCCATATAGACGAAAGACTCGGCCCCCAGATGCTCGGCCACCTGCACCAGACCGCTCAGCTTGCTGTCGGCATGAGCATGGCTCAGCGGTACCAGATGCTCGGGACGTATACCCAGCTCCACCTTGTCACCGACCGCGCCACTGCGGGCATCGACCCGGGCACGCACGGTATCGCCAGAGGTCAGCTTAACCACGCACTCCTGCTCGCCAATTTCTAGCAACTCGCCTGCCAGGAAGTTCATCTTGGGAGAGCCGATAAAGCCCGCCACGAACTTGTTGTCCGGGTTATGGTAAAGATCCAGCGGTGAACCAAACTGCTCCAGGTTACTGGCCGCATCAGCCTTGAGTGGGCTTAGCACCACAATCTTGTCTGCCAGGGTCATCGCTTCCACCTGATCGTGGGTCACGTAGATGATGGTGGAGTTGAGCTCTTTGTGCAGCTTGGCAATCTCGATCCGCATCTTGACCCGCAGCGCGGCATCCAGGTTGGAGAGCGGCTCGTCAAACAGGAACACCTGCGGCTGCTGCACAATGGAGCGACCGATGGCAACCCGCTGACGCTGACCACCGGAGAGCGCCTTGGGCTTTCTGTCCAGCAGCGGCTCAAGACCCAGGATCTCGGCGGCGCGCATCACCCGCTTGTGGATGTTCTCCTTGTCCATCTTCTTGAGCTTCAGACCGAAGGCCATGTTCTCGTAGATGTTCATGTGGGGATAGAGGGCGTAGGACTGGAATACCATGCCCACGTTACGCTCGACTGGCGGCACGTCATTCATATAGCGACCGCCGATGGTCAACTCACCACTGGTGATGTCCTCGAGACCCGCGATCATCCGTAGCAGGGTGGATTTACCACAGCCGGACGGGCCGACGAAGACAATGAATTCGCCCTCCTTGATGGAGAGGTTGATGTTGCGCAGGGTGTCCTTGTGAACAGCCGGATCGTAATTTTTGCGAACGTTGTTGAGTACTACTTCAGCCATGACGAGCTCCGCTCTTGAATCTTTGCAAATCGTGATAGCGGGGGGAGTCAGCTCCCCCGGCCATAAACTTAACCTTTCACACCACCGGC
Proteins encoded in this region:
- a CDS encoding ABC transporter substrate-binding protein, which encodes MKIRLTLSALFVASLLATPAMAKEWKTVRFGVEGAYPPFSWTDASGEIKGFDIDLASALCQQMAVKCELVAQDWDGMIPALLSRKYDAIIAAMSITDERRQKVDFTEKYAHIPNRFVAAKGTELTLTPEGMAGKRIGVQRATTHDKYLTDNFGSNVTIVRYGNADEAYLDLKAGRVLALLADASAIEQGLLGKEGGDKFDYVGPALTDRQWFGDGMGIAVRKSDKELKGKLDEAIKVLRANGTYQQINQKYFKYDIYGG
- a CDS encoding ACP phosphodiesterase — translated: MNFLAHLHLAAHTRSSLTGNLLGDFVKGTLPTGLATHFDEGIWLHRKIDAFTDGHLEHKAAVACFEAPWRRFGGIVVDMIYDHWLSQHWGLFSTEPLPRFLQRSYDQLLADHPRLPDGLPRPLKRMAEQNWIASYRHREGLGQALNGIGRRLRRPVPLGEALLTLDESQWQTCEAGFLRFYPQLMDFSQQQLAQYRAAQRGTVIPLDRPASP
- a CDS encoding DUF2069 domain-containing protein codes for the protein MSTRFARWLTLVGFFGLLGWVILWHLWLSPHPDLNPWLLPVIWTVPLLFPLKGIVQGNPYTHAWGNFVLMPYFLHALTLITTDEGERWLAVVELLFTTLAFVGTIYYARLRGRELGLSIRKKKDEAN
- the arsC gene encoding arsenate reductase (glutaredoxin) (This arsenate reductase requires both glutathione and glutaredoxin to convert arsenate to arsenite, after which the efflux transporter formed by ArsA and ArsB can extrude the arsenite from the cell, providing resistance.), encoding MSETQIYHNPRCSKSRETLALLEQHGIAPDVVLYLEQAPSEDEIRNLLSLLGFSDPRQLMRTKEDLYKELGLSEVNGDALIRAMHQHPKLIERPIVIKNGQARIGRPPEQVLEILK
- a CDS encoding TlpA disulfide reductase family protein, producing the protein MVRVSGIGKELKRICWLIVAGLLGACTPAPEFTDATGQSVSLRHFAGKPLLVNYFAPWCAPCLREMPRLNALAEEGEIAVVAINYDPTTPAELGQLATRYEIKVPLLIANAEASLPFPRPGALPTSYLLDSEGKLKQTLIGELDPSNIEMLKAAASSVSH
- a CDS encoding M48 family metalloprotease — translated: MARFSPLMASLPLLASLMGATFHAEANNQLPDIGTAGVAALPIEQEVRYGNAFMRFARAGLPIIDDPVLSQYIDDLGQRLLTNADGVRFPFTFFLINDPSINAAAFLGGRVKVHTGLFLYADSESELASVLAHEITHVTQRHIARYMEAQASSSAVTLAGLVGSIALAVINPTAGIAALQTTLGLSMQSAINYTRDNEYEADRIGMKTLYDAGFDPMGMANFFQKLAAEYRYASKPPEMLLTHPLPETRISEARARAGSYGRRDLPPSLDFWLAKVRIQVRFGTDTPQGLLSYFDTRIQKGDYPLKDAAIYGKALALIQLKRTDEADTLMQELAARHPEDLFIVDAQTDIDLAKGRSAQAIARLEKFRSRMPDNEVVVVNLGNAYLESGNYKKSIAILDPYARAHEENNLAWNLLSDAYRKAGRMTELHMARAEMLSLRGDYQAAIDELIVARGTTSDRMTLARLEARITELERAKKDLDSLKG
- a CDS encoding sulfurtransferase TusA family protein, giving the protein MEILDLTPWRCPEPLIRLKLWLRGAKSGQTVTIRLADAGSRQDIPAYLHRQGHHVEVQQEADKTLSLQLVVGAKQPS
- a CDS encoding AI-2E family transporter; translated protein: MLEVLKRWYQTRFSDPDAVTLFLLLVFCFTIIWLFGDLLAPLLVALVMAYLLEWPVARLQKAGLSRTLATSVILILFIAVAVASLLGLIPTLVSQGINLAKEAPAMLTHAQDYVRTLPDKYPELIDVSLVETVIDNIRQRILSGGEHLVSASLSSLVNVVAIMIYLILVPLMVFFMLKDKRVLMGSLRRFLPRNRTLVNRVWVEMNNQIINYIRGKVIEILIVGIATYVPFALMGLRYSVLLAVAVGFSVLIPYIGAAVVTVPVAMVALFQWGLTPEFAWLMVAYLVIQALDGNLLVPVLFSEAVNLHPVAIIIAVLVFGGLWGFWGVFFAIPLATLVKAVINAWPKREEMPGAAK
- a CDS encoding MipA/OmpV family protein — its product is MTFFRQIRAAGLTALLLAAAMPARADIDLGAMDLLTSDSPTSPVPQGFVAGAALIGGQARYEAQDNALYAIPGFIYFGDDFMFLGDRARYYFHKDENVALYGYGRVRFGNLDPEDSLAFSGMEQRKWQLEGGIGGNIITPYALLTVRANSDVTGRSKGQELLLWADFPILRDNLLIMPGMGLMLRSDKMANYYFGGISESEATAQRPAWDTGTTLSPMAALITSYRFSPNWIGMFAMNYEWYDRDIKNSPIVQHDGELYAGFALGYIL
- a CDS encoding alpha/beta fold hydrolase; this encodes MKQFMEIAGRRMAYLDEGQGPVLLFGHSYLWDSAMWAPQIEALKGSYRCIVPELWGHGDSDLLPEGACTLATLARDHLALLDALGVDEFVLVGLSIGGMWGVELARMVPNRLKGLVLMDSFVGLEPQITCERYLDMLAMIEQLGTIPAPIVEQVAPLFFANQPDEALMSGFKARLETWPKDKIAAMVAVGRSFVTREDRIEWLEEITTPALVMTGCEDKARPVLEGYLMAEVLGCPFKEIPAAGHISSLENPAFVNQQLSEFLAAL
- the ppk2 gene encoding polyphosphate kinase 2; this translates as MPKDKSKKQPRLDKKCYEHHLAHLQEELVKLQEWVKQEGLKVVVLFEGRDAAGKGGVIKAITEPLNPRVCRVTALPAPSDRERSQWYFQRYVAHLPAAGEMVLFDRSWYNRAGVERVMSFCSDAEYREFLRACPEFERMLIRSGITLIKYWFSVSDEEQEKRFKERINTPIKRWKFSPMDLQSRSRWVEYSRAKDDMFTYTDTEDCPWFVVEADDKRRARLNCIAHLLGKVPYEVIHYEPISLPPIKTEGYERPPLTSQHFVPDITADLET
- a CDS encoding ABC transporter ATP-binding protein, whose translation is MAEVVLNNVRKNYDPAVHKDTLRNINLSIKEGEFIVFVGPSGCGKSTLLRMIAGLEDITSGELTIGGRYMNDVPPVERNVGMVFQSYALYPHMNIYENMAFGLKLKKMDKENIHKRVMRAAEILGLEPLLDRKPKALSGGQRQRVAIGRSIVQQPQVFLFDEPLSNLDAALRVKMRIEIAKLHKELNSTIIYVTHDQVEAMTLADKIVVLSPLKADAASNLEQFGSPLDLYHNPDNKFVAGFIGSPKMNFLAGELLEIGEQECVVKLTSGDTVRARVDARSGAVGDKVELGIRPEHLVPLSHAHADSKLSGLVQVAEHLGAESFVYMDVDGHDFTVKTTSDVDVATGQTYSVGIPAEACYLFDAKEQAFPRTAKYIRT